The sequence below is a genomic window from Nocardia fluminea.
GCCTGTCCACCCGCGACGGTGACCGGACGTTCATCCCTCGACTGGTCTCGGTGCAGATCGGCGACACCCTCGACATCGTCCGTGCCCGGATGTTGCCCGGCCACTGCCCCGACACCTGGATTCACCGAGCCGACCACTTCGCCCACGGCTTCGGCGCCCAGAAGGCCAAAGTCGCCCTGGTCGGCCCTGGCCTGGTCGAGATTGCGTTCCGGCGCTCTGACAGCTTGGCTGACCCGGTCGTGGTGCCGTTCGAATCGATGGCCGGCTTCAAGACCGTCACCGACACCCGCAAAGCCGCATGACCCACACCCACCATGATCGAGAGAGGCCGCGCCATGTCTGAACACACCACCGGAACGGCCTCTCTCGGCCGTCCACAGCCCTCCCCAGCCCCGATCATCGGTGTCGCCCCGAACCGGGAAACCGCCGCCGACCGTCGCGCAATGCCCGACATCACCGACATCGCCGAACACATGGCCGAGAAGGAAGGCGTGTGCGCTCGGGTCGTACCGATGCGGGCATTCGACCCGATCTCCTCGCGGACCTCCTACATCGGTGCCCCGTGCAAAGCGACCGTGGCCACCACCTGCCCCGCCTGCGCCAAAGCGAACCGCTACCTGCGGATGACTCAGCTGCGTGAAGGCTGGTGCGCCGAACACGAGCCCGTCCTTCCCGAGCCGGTCGTCACCGAAGCGCAAGCGTCCGTATTAGCCACTCGTGCAACACTTTTCGATGACTACCGCGATGCTCGCCGCATCGAGGACGACGAGCTGGCCGAAGCTATCAAGGCTCTGGTGGCCGACCTCGACATCGAGCTGCGTGAACTCGGTGTGCGTGGCCGTCTCCCTGCCCTGGATGAGAAGCCACGGCGCAAGAGCAAGAGCACCCGTCGCCGTGATGGACTTCCGGATCTGCCGCGTCTGAAGGTGAACAAGGCCCTGACTGTCGGGCAGGCATACGACGACGGCAAGCATCGGCCCTCGACGTTCTTCACGCTGACGCTGCCGTCCTACGGGGCAATCAACCAGGTGTGGGACCCCAAGGCGGGCAAAGACGGCAAGGGCGCCATGGTCTCGGACGGTTCCCCGCGTGATCCGGAGTCCTACGACTACACCCGCCAGGCCCGCGACACGATCCACATGTCCAAGCTGTTCTCCAAGTGGATCGAGAACCTTCGCCGAGCAGTGGGCTGGAACGTCCAGTACTTCGCGACCGTGGAACCCCAGCGCCGGGGCGCACCTCACCTGCACATCGCGTTGCGGGGCTCGATCCCTACCAAGCTGCTCTACCAGGTCACCGCGGCTACCTACCGAACCGTGTGGTGGCCCCACCACGACCGGCTCGTCTACTCCGGGTCCGACATGCCGGTCTGGGACTATTCCGCCGGCACTTTCGTAGACCCCAAAACTCATCGCCCGCTGACCTACTGGGACGACGCGATCGCGGTCATGGATGAGGTAGACGAGCTGGAACCCTCACACACCCTCCAGTTCGGTGGGCAGTCCAAGGCGATTCAGATCCTGGCCGGTTCGGAAGGCATGGATCACAAGGTCCGGTACCTGACGAAGTACCTCACCAAGAGCGTCGGGGAACTCCTCGAGCCGGGCTCGCGTCGCGTGGCTGAGCACTATGACCGGCTCCACGCGGAACTGTCGGTGACTCCGTGCTCTCCGACGTGTGCTGTGTGGCTGCGCTACGGCATCGTGCCCAAGGGTGCCAACGAGAAGACCCAGCCCGGTAAGTGCAACGCCAAAGCCCACCGCCGTGACTCGTTGGGCCTGCCCGGTCAGCGCTGCTTGAACTCGGATATGTGGACCGGCAAGACAGTTCTGGACCACAAAGCCGAACGGCTCGAGTTCGTGCGCGAGTACCTCGACGCCGTGGGCATCGTCATGGCCGATACCTCGCACCTGCGGATCACTCCGGTACGCCCCGGCGACAAGGACGCGCCTCCTCGCGCGCAACTGGTCATGAACCTGGTCACGCGGCGGATCAACCAACGCGCCCAGTACACGATGGCCCGTCTCGCGAACGACGAAGGACCACCAGGTCTTTCAGTTAACCCGAGTGTGCCACAAGAGCTTTCGACCATTCAGCAATCCGCAGCAGCATAGGGAGGAACCCGTCATGTCCAAGCTTCTCAATGAGGCCGAGGTGCGCAAGCTGATCCCGATCGGGCACAGCAAGTACTACGAGCTGATCGGCTCGGGTGCGCTGCGCTCGGTCAAGATCGGCCGTCGTCGGTTCGTCGCTGAACAGGCCGTGGCCGACTACATCGCCGGCCTCGACCATGCTGCCGCAGCATGAGCAGGCGTCAGCTCCCGCCGCAGATCGAAAAGATCACGCTCAAAAGTGGCGCGATCCGGTACCAGGTGACCGCAGAAGCGGGGATCAACCCGACGACGGGCAAACGACGGCAGACGAAGAAGCGCTATCGCACCGAGGCCGAGGCCCGCGATGCTCTGGCCGATACGTCGATGGCCGTGCGTCGGGGTACCTACGTCCCGAACTCGACGCTGACCGTGGAGCAGGCGTGCGAAGACTGGTTGGCGGGTAAGCGGGTCCGTGGTACGACCGCCTCGAACTACCGCAACGCGCTCCAGCCTGTCCGCGACCGGTACGGATTCGAGCCGGTACAGAAGCTGTCGAAACGGCACCTCGATGACCTCGTGTCCGACCTGCTCGCCGGGACCGCGAAGAAGGCCGACGGGAAGAACCGCCGACCCTGGAAACCCGAGACGGCAAACGCCACCTTGGACCGGTTCGAGACCGTGCTGGATTCGCTGATCGCCGAGGGAAAGCTGGTCCGCAACGTGGCGGCGCTGGTCGACCGGGTACCGACCGGGCCGAAGAAGAAGCACGTCACCTACTCCGAGGCCGAGGTACGCAAGGTCTTGGCGGTGGCGGCCAACGATCGCAATCGCCATGCCTGGCACCTGGCGCTCTCGGGCCTGCGTCGTGGGGAGATCGGTGGACTGCGCTGGTCGGATGTCGACCTGGATGCCGGCCTGCTGACCATCGCCAACAATCGCGTCTCGGTGAACGGCAAGGCCGAGGAGTACGACCCGAAGTCCGACGACTCGAGCCGCACGCTGCCGCTCACGCGCACGCTGATCACGGAACTGCGGGCGGCCCGCAAGCGTCAGGCATCCGAGAAGCTGGCACTCGGTGAGGCGTACGGGCCTGGCACGCACGTCGTGGTAAACGAAGCGGGCGTGTCGTATCACCCCGACACCCTGACCGGCTACTGGGACAAGATCACCAAGACCGCCGAGGTTCGCAGGATTCGCCTGCATGACGCACGTCACACCTGTGGAACGCTGATGCACCTTCAGGGGGTGCCGATCGCGGTGATTTCGGAGTGGTTGGGCCACGCTGACAGTGCGTTCACGATGCGGACCTACGTGCACTCGCAGAACGATGCGCTGGTCTCCGCTGCGGGCACTTTGGAGGCCCTTGTGGCAAAGCGTGACAAGAACGGTTCTGCCCCGACCCGGAGCAAGAGAAAGAAAAATCGGAAAGCGGCTGGTTAGAACCGCTTTCCGACTGGAGCCGCCTGCGAGAATCGAACTCGCGACCTTTTCATTACGAGTGAAGCGCTCTACCGACTGAGCTAAGGCGGCGTGCCATTTCGGCGACGCGAGTCTATCGCGGGAAGGGGTAGAACGCGAAAACGGGTGGTCAGGTGGTGCGCGCGCTGATGAGGGTGGCGACCATGGCGGCGATGGCGAAGCGGGGTTTCACGTTGAGGTCGAGGGCTTCGCGACAGGCGAGGACAGCGTCGATGCTGCGGAGGAGGCCTTCGGGGCGGACGTTCGTGGCGAGGTCGGTGATCTCGTCGGTCATGTCGGGGTGGGTGAGGGTGATGGGGGTGCCGCGGCCGGCGAAGCGCATGGCCAGGGCGTCGCGGTACATGCCGGCGATGTCGATGAGAGCGCGGTCGAGCGCGTCGCGGCCGGTGCGGGTGGCGCGCGACTTCTGGCGGCGTTCGAGGTCTTTGAGGACACCAGCCGAACCGCGGGTGGCGGACGCGGAGCCCTTGCCGGTGCCGCCCGCGCCGAGCGCGGTGGCGAGTTCGTCGCGTTCACGGTCGTCGCGATCGGCGCTCATCAGTTTGGCTTCGTCGTCGGCCGACTTCACCAGTTCGTCGGCGGCGGCGTAGGCGGCACCGGGACGCTCGGTCGCGGTGACCAGCGCGAGGGCGCGTTTGCGTCGCTGGCGAGAGTCCTCGTCGGTGGCCAGGCGGCGGGCCCGGCCGACATGACCACCGCTGACCGAGGCTGCCCAGTCGGCGGTTTTCGGGTCGAGTTGGTCGCGCTCGCGCAGCACCTGGGCGATCGCGGGAACGGTCGGCGTCACGAGGTGGACATGCCTGCAACGCGAGCGCAGGGTGACGGAGATGTCCTCGGGGTCGACGGTGGGGGCACACAGCAGGAACACGGTGCGGTCCGGCGGTTCCTCGACCACCTTGAGCAGGGCATTGGCGGCGCCCTCGGTGAGCCGGTCGGCATCCTCGACGACCACCACCTGCCAGCGACCGGTACTCGGGCGACGAGCCGCGATCTGCAC
It includes:
- a CDS encoding replication initiator; its protein translation is MSEHTTGTASLGRPQPSPAPIIGVAPNRETAADRRAMPDITDIAEHMAEKEGVCARVVPMRAFDPISSRTSYIGAPCKATVATTCPACAKANRYLRMTQLREGWCAEHEPVLPEPVVTEAQASVLATRATLFDDYRDARRIEDDELAEAIKALVADLDIELRELGVRGRLPALDEKPRRKSKSTRRRDGLPDLPRLKVNKALTVGQAYDDGKHRPSTFFTLTLPSYGAINQVWDPKAGKDGKGAMVSDGSPRDPESYDYTRQARDTIHMSKLFSKWIENLRRAVGWNVQYFATVEPQRRGAPHLHIALRGSIPTKLLYQVTAATYRTVWWPHHDRLVYSGSDMPVWDYSAGTFVDPKTHRPLTYWDDAIAVMDEVDELEPSHTLQFGGQSKAIQILAGSEGMDHKVRYLTKYLTKSVGELLEPGSRRVAEHYDRLHAELSVTPCSPTCAVWLRYGIVPKGANEKTQPGKCNAKAHRRDSLGLPGQRCLNSDMWTGKTVLDHKAERLEFVREYLDAVGIVMADTSHLRITPVRPGDKDAPPRAQLVMNLVTRRINQRAQYTMARLANDEGPPGLSVNPSVPQELSTIQQSAAA
- a CDS encoding MerR family transcriptional regulator encodes the protein MSKLLNEAEVRKLIPIGHSKYYELIGSGALRSVKIGRRRFVAEQAVADYIAGLDHAAAA
- a CDS encoding site-specific integrase, translated to MSRRQLPPQIEKITLKSGAIRYQVTAEAGINPTTGKRRQTKKRYRTEAEARDALADTSMAVRRGTYVPNSTLTVEQACEDWLAGKRVRGTTASNYRNALQPVRDRYGFEPVQKLSKRHLDDLVSDLLAGTAKKADGKNRRPWKPETANATLDRFETVLDSLIAEGKLVRNVAALVDRVPTGPKKKHVTYSEAEVRKVLAVAANDRNRHAWHLALSGLRRGEIGGLRWSDVDLDAGLLTIANNRVSVNGKAEEYDPKSDDSSRTLPLTRTLITELRAARKRQASEKLALGEAYGPGTHVVVNEAGVSYHPDTLTGYWDKITKTAEVRRIRLHDARHTCGTLMHLQGVPIAVISEWLGHADSAFTMRTYVHSQNDALVSAAGTLEALVAKRDKNGSAPTRSKRKKNRKAAG
- a CDS encoding DNA polymerase III subunit delta'; this encodes MAGVFDRLVGQDVVETELAAAAKAARAGVVTGAMTHSWLFTGPPGSGRSVAALCFAAALQCTDPDTVGCGRCHACTTTMAGTHGDVRRIIPEGLSISTKEMRAIVQIAARRPSTGRWQVVVVEDADRLTEGAANALLKVVEEPPDRTVFLLCAPTVDPEDISVTLRSRCRHVHLVTPTVPAIAQVLRERDQLDPKTADWAASVSGGHVGRARRLATDEDSRQRRKRALALVTATERPGAAYAAADELVKSADDEAKLMSADRDDRERDELATALGAGGTGKGSASATRGSAGVLKDLERRQKSRATRTGRDALDRALIDIAGMYRDALAMRFAGRGTPITLTHPDMTDEITDLATNVRPEGLLRSIDAVLACREALDLNVKPRFAIAAMVATLISARTT